The following are encoded in a window of Rhizobium sp. WYJ-E13 genomic DNA:
- a CDS encoding heavy metal translocating P-type ATPase — translation MPGIGLRSTIMAAAAVLGLVGAFVLFLLDFGEASRLALAASTAAALAFLLIDIVAKLRNGDFGLDLIAALAMGSTLWFGEYLAGAIVALMYAGGQFLEAYAHRRADEGMSALLAQVPRTALRLREDGLEEVPIPDIAVGDILMIRRGDVIPADGTLISDIASIDQSVLTGEAFPVRLSSGERIESGATNAGDAIEIRVERRAEDSTYSAIVKLVEASRRSKARIARLADRYSIGFLLLTLAIALGATILSGDMARIVAVLVVATPCPLILAVPVALAAGTSKAAKAGVLVKGAGPLEILADASVAVFDKTGTLTAGDPEVVSIDGPESPDRVLHLAASLDQASSHVVGRAIVKEAQRRRLVLSRPTDVSERPGAGISGLVDGIRVSVGGDNYFTPDGKPSRPTEGKGRMQAKVFIDGRIAGEIGFEDRLRGDAVDLVKKLRKLGFGRIVLATGDERSVATAIAGSLSLDAVEARLSPAEKVEVITRERMAGKRMGGKVLMVGDGVNDAPALAAADVGIAVGATNLAAAAEAADIVLIRNDLNRIASAIEIARRSRAIAVQSIFAGIGLSLVAMIFAGAGFLPPVTGAMLQEVIDVAVILNALRALR, via the coding sequence ATGCCAGGCATCGGCCTGCGGTCGACGATCATGGCGGCGGCAGCGGTGCTGGGTCTGGTGGGCGCCTTCGTCCTCTTCCTGCTGGACTTCGGTGAAGCAAGCCGGCTGGCCCTTGCGGCAAGCACCGCTGCCGCCCTTGCCTTCCTGCTGATCGACATCGTTGCCAAGCTTAGAAACGGCGATTTCGGTCTCGACCTGATCGCCGCCCTCGCCATGGGCTCGACTCTCTGGTTCGGCGAATATCTGGCCGGAGCGATCGTTGCCCTCATGTATGCCGGCGGCCAGTTTCTGGAAGCCTATGCGCATCGGCGTGCCGACGAAGGCATGTCGGCCCTCCTGGCACAGGTGCCGCGAACCGCACTTCGCCTGCGCGAAGACGGCCTGGAGGAAGTCCCCATTCCCGACATTGCGGTCGGCGATATCCTGATGATCCGCAGGGGCGATGTCATCCCGGCGGACGGCACGCTGATATCGGACATTGCATCGATCGATCAATCCGTCCTGACGGGCGAAGCCTTCCCGGTTCGCCTCTCGAGCGGCGAGCGGATCGAAAGCGGCGCCACCAATGCCGGGGACGCGATCGAGATCAGGGTGGAACGCCGTGCCGAGGACAGCACCTATTCCGCCATCGTCAAACTGGTCGAGGCATCCCGGCGTTCCAAGGCGCGGATAGCGCGGCTCGCCGATCGGTATTCGATCGGCTTTCTTCTTCTGACGCTGGCAATCGCGCTCGGCGCCACCATCCTGTCCGGTGACATGGCGCGGATCGTCGCGGTTCTCGTCGTCGCAACCCCCTGCCCGCTGATCCTCGCCGTTCCCGTGGCGCTAGCGGCCGGAACCTCGAAGGCTGCAAAGGCGGGCGTGCTGGTGAAGGGTGCAGGTCCGCTGGAGATCCTGGCGGACGCCTCTGTCGCGGTCTTCGACAAGACCGGCACGCTGACCGCTGGCGATCCCGAGGTCGTCTCGATCGACGGCCCTGAAAGCCCTGACAGAGTCTTGCACCTCGCCGCCTCGCTCGACCAGGCATCGTCGCATGTCGTCGGCCGGGCGATCGTCAAGGAGGCCCAGAGACGTCGGCTGGTGCTGTCACGCCCGACTGACGTATCGGAGCGTCCCGGCGCCGGCATTTCCGGGCTTGTCGACGGTATCAGGGTGAGCGTCGGCGGCGACAATTACTTCACGCCGGATGGCAAGCCATCGCGCCCCACGGAGGGGAAAGGCAGGATGCAGGCAAAGGTCTTCATCGATGGCCGGATTGCAGGTGAAATCGGCTTCGAGGATCGCCTGCGCGGCGATGCCGTCGACCTCGTCAAAAAGCTTCGCAAACTGGGTTTCGGCCGGATCGTGCTTGCGACCGGCGACGAGCGCAGCGTCGCGACCGCCATTGCCGGCTCCCTGTCGCTGGATGCCGTCGAGGCCCGGCTCTCTCCCGCCGAGAAGGTCGAGGTCATCACCAGGGAACGCATGGCCGGTAAACGCATGGGGGGAAAGGTTCTGATGGTCGGCGACGGCGTCAACGATGCTCCCGCACTCGCAGCCGCCGATGTCGGCATTGCCGTCGGCGCCACCAATCTTGCGGCAGCAGCCGAAGCCGCCGACATCGTCCTCATCCGCAACGATCTGAACAGGATCGCTTCGGCCATCGAAATAGCAAGACGCTCCCGCGCCATCGCCGTCCAGAGCATTTTCGCCGGCATCGGCCTCTCGCTCGTCGCCATGATCTTCGCCGGCGCGGGCTTCCTGCCGCCGGTCACGGGCGCCATGCTGCAGGAAGTGATCGATGTGGCCGTGATCCTGAATGCGCTGCGGGCGCTGCGCTAG
- a CDS encoding TetR/AcrR family transcriptional regulator, which produces MEQTTSERILDVAQSLVVAGGYNGFSYADISDAIGIRKASIHHHFPTKAELVQVLVDRYTQRAESGLNSLREHVPGPAEQLQAYLNYWQKCILDASEPFCVCAMLACEMQMLPDTVASHVRRHFENLAAWLASVLKAGAEQKLFRLNGSPEEEAQILMASVHGAMLSARALSQPSLFAAIVGPQIARLKA; this is translated from the coding sequence ATGGAACAGACGACCTCGGAAAGAATACTGGACGTGGCGCAGTCTCTCGTCGTGGCGGGAGGCTATAACGGCTTCAGCTATGCCGATATTTCCGATGCGATCGGCATCCGCAAGGCGAGCATCCACCACCATTTCCCCACCAAGGCCGAACTGGTGCAGGTGCTGGTCGATCGCTATACGCAGCGCGCCGAATCCGGGCTTAACTCGCTGCGCGAACACGTCCCCGGTCCTGCCGAGCAGCTGCAGGCCTATCTGAACTACTGGCAGAAATGCATTCTCGATGCATCAGAGCCTTTCTGCGTCTGCGCCATGCTCGCCTGCGAAATGCAGATGCTGCCAGACACTGTGGCGTCGCATGTGCGACGGCATTTCGAGAACCTGGCCGCCTGGCTGGCATCGGTGCTGAAAGCCGGCGCGGAGCAGAAGCTCTTCCGCCTGAATGGATCCCCCGAGGAGGAAGCCCAGATCCTGATGGCGTCAGTTCACGGCGCCATGCTGTCCGCCCGCGCGCTCAGCCAGCCCAGCCTGTTTGCCGCGATCGTCGGCCCGCAGATCGCCAGACTCAAGGCGTAG
- a CDS encoding arylsulfatase, whose amino-acid sequence MKLLLAVTSSLLTLAVSYANAQQITGTPGAPDATTTLDGRYLPNPPAPFGGEIGLSARDSKPYWPPQVVPPKGAPNILLIITDDAGYGVAGTFGGVIPTPALDRVAQAGLRYTQFHSTALCSPTRAALITGRNHHSVGYGVVSEQATGYPGYDSIIGIDNATVAEILKQNGYATSWFGKEHNTPTFQYSSAGPFDQWPSGMGFDYFYGFMGGDTNQWQPYLFEDHTQVFPWVGNPKYNLITDEADKAIDHIRQLDAAAPDKPFFVYYAPGATHAPHHPTLEWIDKFKGKFDMGWNAMRDQIFANQKRLGVIPQNAQLTAWPDDLPKWDTLDADSKRLFARQAEVFAAYVAYSDNEIGRVIQAVDDLGKLDNTLVIYIEGDNGTSAEGSTLGTPSELLSIQGINVPVADQLKFYDAWGSDRTYPHMSVAWSWAFDTPFKWTKQVASHFGGTRQGMAMAWPARIKDAGGIRTQFHHMIDIVPTILEATRIAAPAMVNGVAQKPIEGVSMAYSWDKANADAPSTRHTQYFEMFGNRAIYHDGWIASTTPPAAPWLMGLGKMPDVVNGYKWELYNLNDDYSQANDLAATSPDKLREMQDMFLAEAAKYNVFPLDNDVLGRTVTPRPSTTAGRTTFIYTGAISGLPTGNAPSIVNKSYTITADIEILQSGADGMLVTEGGRFGGYGLYVLKDKPVFVYNLLGLDRFRWEGPDALKPGKHTIVFDFKSDGPGMGKGGTGVLTVDGNQVATRQVPHTIPFLMPWDETFDVGSDTRTPVEDKDYQAPFAFTGTIDKLTVQLN is encoded by the coding sequence ATGAAGCTATTGCTTGCGGTAACATCGAGCCTTCTGACCCTTGCGGTCTCCTACGCGAACGCGCAACAGATCACCGGCACACCGGGTGCGCCGGATGCCACGACGACCCTCGACGGGCGATATCTTCCCAATCCGCCGGCGCCGTTTGGCGGCGAGATCGGCCTGAGCGCAAGAGATTCCAAACCGTATTGGCCGCCGCAGGTGGTGCCCCCGAAGGGCGCACCGAATATCCTGCTGATCATCACCGATGACGCGGGCTACGGTGTCGCGGGCACGTTTGGAGGCGTCATTCCCACGCCCGCTCTCGACCGCGTGGCGCAGGCGGGTCTGCGTTACACGCAGTTTCACTCGACCGCACTCTGTTCGCCGACGCGGGCGGCGCTGATCACCGGGCGCAATCATCACTCGGTTGGCTACGGCGTGGTTTCCGAGCAGGCGACCGGCTATCCGGGATACGATTCCATCATCGGCATCGACAACGCCACGGTTGCCGAAATCCTGAAGCAGAACGGCTACGCCACGTCCTGGTTCGGCAAGGAACACAATACGCCGACCTTCCAGTACAGCTCGGCCGGCCCGTTCGATCAGTGGCCCTCCGGCATGGGTTTCGATTATTTCTATGGTTTCATGGGCGGCGACACCAACCAGTGGCAGCCCTATCTGTTCGAGGATCACACCCAGGTCTTTCCCTGGGTCGGCAACCCCAAATACAATCTGATTACCGACGAGGCCGACAAGGCGATCGATCACATCCGGCAGCTCGATGCGGCTGCGCCGGACAAGCCGTTCTTCGTCTATTACGCGCCGGGCGCAACGCATGCGCCGCATCACCCGACCCTGGAATGGATCGACAAGTTCAAGGGCAAGTTCGACATGGGCTGGAACGCCATGCGCGACCAGATCTTTGCCAACCAGAAGCGCCTCGGGGTCATTCCGCAGAACGCGCAGCTGACGGCATGGCCGGACGACCTGCCGAAATGGGATACGCTGGATGCCGACAGCAAGAGGCTGTTTGCGCGCCAGGCCGAAGTCTTCGCCGCTTACGTCGCCTATTCAGACAATGAGATCGGCCGTGTCATTCAAGCGGTCGACGACCTCGGCAAACTCGACAACACGCTCGTCATCTATATCGAAGGCGACAACGGAACGAGTGCCGAGGGGTCCACTCTCGGCACGCCCAGCGAGCTCCTATCCATCCAGGGCATCAACGTTCCGGTCGCGGACCAGCTCAAGTTCTATGATGCATGGGGATCGGACAGGACCTATCCCCACATGTCCGTTGCCTGGTCCTGGGCGTTCGATACGCCATTCAAATGGACCAAGCAGGTCGCCTCGCATTTCGGCGGCACGCGTCAGGGCATGGCCATGGCATGGCCGGCCCGCATCAAGGATGCGGGCGGCATCCGCACCCAGTTCCATCACATGATCGACATCGTCCCGACCATACTCGAGGCGACGCGGATCGCGGCACCCGCGATGGTCAATGGTGTGGCGCAGAAGCCGATCGAAGGCGTCAGCATGGCCTATAGTTGGGACAAGGCGAATGCCGACGCGCCCTCGACGCGCCACACGCAGTATTTCGAGATGTTCGGCAACCGCGCCATCTACCATGACGGCTGGATCGCCTCGACGACGCCGCCGGCCGCACCGTGGCTGATGGGGCTCGGCAAGATGCCGGATGTGGTGAACGGCTACAAATGGGAGTTGTACAATCTCAACGACGATTACTCGCAGGCCAACGACCTGGCAGCGACCAGCCCCGACAAGCTGCGCGAAATGCAGGATATGTTCCTCGCGGAGGCGGCCAAATACAACGTCTTCCCACTGGACAATGACGTGCTGGGGCGTACCGTTACGCCGCGGCCGAGCACCACTGCGGGCCGGACGACATTCATCTATACCGGCGCTATCTCCGGCCTGCCGACCGGCAATGCGCCAAGCATCGTGAACAAGTCGTACACGATCACTGCCGATATCGAGATCCTGCAATCGGGCGCGGATGGGATGCTGGTCACCGAAGGGGGACGGTTCGGTGGGTACGGACTGTATGTACTGAAGGACAAGCCGGTATTCGTCTACAACCTGCTTGGACTGGACCGTTTCCGCTGGGAGGGCCCCGATGCGCTCAAGCCCGGCAAGCACACGATCGTCTTTGATTTCAAGTCTGACGGACCCGGCATGGGCAAGGGCGGAACCGGCGTGCTGACCGTGGACGGGAACCAGGTCGCCACGCGGCAGGTGCCGCACACCATTCCGTTCCTGATGCCGTGGGACGAGACCTTCGACGTCGGCAGCGATACGCGCACCCCGGTTGAAGACAAGGACTATCAGGCGCCGTTCGCCTTTACCGGGACGATCGATAAGCTGACGGTGCAATTGAACTGA
- a CDS encoding DUF308 domain-containing protein: MQNQSSPQSSWLRSYYFVRALFSIGWIIAAVLSATVSGSQSAVASVLLVIYPAWDAVANLVDARSNGGLKANPAQTFNVAVSTITTFAVIIAVLNSTYAVLAVFGIWAIFSGLLQLSAAVRRWRVYGAQWVMILSGAQSTLAGGFMIGKSFATTPPSILDIAPYAGFGAFYFLLSAVWMTVAAYRKAAVQG, from the coding sequence ATGCAGAACCAATCTTCCCCGCAATCGAGCTGGTTGCGATCCTACTATTTCGTCCGTGCGCTGTTCTCAATCGGCTGGATCATTGCTGCCGTTCTGTCGGCCACGGTGTCCGGCAGCCAATCGGCGGTCGCCTCGGTGCTGCTCGTCATCTATCCGGCCTGGGATGCGGTGGCGAACCTCGTGGATGCCCGCTCGAATGGTGGCCTGAAGGCGAACCCGGCCCAGACGTTCAACGTCGCCGTTAGCACCATCACCACGTTCGCCGTCATCATTGCCGTCCTCAACAGCACCTATGCCGTTCTCGCGGTCTTTGGCATCTGGGCGATCTTCTCCGGCCTGCTGCAGCTTTCGGCGGCGGTGCGGCGCTGGCGCGTCTACGGCGCGCAATGGGTGATGATCCTCAGCGGCGCGCAATCGACGCTCGCCGGCGGCTTCATGATCGGCAAGTCATTCGCAACCACGCCGCCCAGCATTCTCGACATTGCGCCCTATGCGGGATTCGGCGCGTTCTATTTCCTGCTGTCGGCCGTGTGGATGACGGTTGCGGCCTATCGGAAAGCGGCTGTGCAGGGGTGA
- a CDS encoding DUF3141 domain-containing protein: MAFDYVRDATQRSILYWDVMRQRGNQYRLSSEATAPHVLSFTPEVLIDGRMLERPVNYALVRIVPPEGVEIDETRRPFVVVDPRAGHGPGIGGFKADSEIGVALAAGHPCYFIGFLPEPVKGQTIEDIALAEAIFLEKVIALHPDADAKPCVIGNCQAGWAVMMLAALRPELFGSIIIAGSPLSYWAGKRGEYPMRYTGGLLGGTWLTALAGDLGHGKFDGAWLVQNFENQNPANTLWTKQYNLYSKIDTEAPRYLGFEQWWGNHVNLNAEEIQFIVDELFVGNNLAAGRIETSKGEAIDLRNIRAPVVVFCSKGDNITPPAQALGWITDLYDSVNEIRSHGQTIVYTVHEKVGHLGIFVSAGVARKEHGEFSSNIDLIDALPPGLYEAIFEAKTDATVGGDLVEGDWIMRCEERTLDDIRALGCNNAADDRRFATAAKVSEINLSLYRTFVQPWLRAMVPEQAAEEMRRLHPLRLQYELFSDLNPLMAPIADLAVEVAEERHPAAENNPFVALEQIASRQIVASLDAWRDAIEAMSEATFLAVYGSPFLQAAVGIDPASDKPHRRASKTALHAQALKARIEELRAAMNEGGLHEGMARSLLYVAMASGAADERGFAAIRRMRRSEDGMPKVTLAEFKALIRVQFLMLVIDEQAAVDAIPHLLPADEEERRRALSALRGVVSARGALSGKAEERWQKIVDLFNVSEAPLTEPVAPGSPSASARQIRTIRRVK, from the coding sequence ATGGCCTTCGATTATGTCCGAGACGCCACCCAGCGCAGTATTCTCTACTGGGACGTGATGCGACAGCGCGGCAATCAATATCGGCTCAGTTCCGAAGCCACGGCACCCCATGTGCTGAGCTTCACGCCCGAAGTGCTGATTGACGGACGTATGCTGGAGCGGCCCGTCAACTACGCGCTGGTGCGTATCGTCCCGCCCGAGGGCGTCGAGATCGACGAGACCCGCCGGCCCTTCGTGGTGGTCGATCCGCGCGCCGGCCACGGGCCTGGCATCGGCGGTTTCAAGGCCGACAGCGAAATCGGCGTGGCGCTGGCCGCCGGCCACCCCTGCTATTTCATCGGCTTCCTTCCGGAGCCGGTCAAAGGCCAGACGATTGAGGACATCGCGCTTGCCGAAGCGATCTTTCTGGAAAAGGTCATTGCCTTGCATCCGGACGCCGATGCAAAGCCCTGCGTGATCGGCAACTGCCAGGCCGGCTGGGCCGTGATGATGCTGGCCGCCCTGCGGCCCGAGCTTTTCGGTTCGATCATCATCGCCGGCTCCCCTCTGTCCTACTGGGCCGGAAAGCGCGGCGAATATCCGATGCGCTATACGGGCGGGCTTCTTGGAGGCACATGGCTGACGGCCCTTGCCGGCGATCTCGGCCATGGGAAGTTCGACGGCGCCTGGCTGGTGCAGAATTTCGAGAACCAGAACCCCGCCAATACGCTCTGGACCAAGCAATACAACCTCTACTCCAAGATCGACACCGAGGCGCCGCGCTATCTCGGCTTCGAACAATGGTGGGGCAACCACGTCAACCTGAACGCAGAGGAAATCCAGTTCATCGTCGACGAACTCTTCGTCGGCAACAATCTCGCCGCCGGTCGTATAGAGACCTCGAAGGGAGAAGCCATCGATCTCAGGAACATCCGCGCGCCTGTTGTCGTCTTCTGCTCCAAGGGCGACAACATCACCCCGCCCGCCCAGGCGCTCGGCTGGATCACCGACCTCTATGACAGCGTCAACGAAATCCGCTCGCACGGACAGACGATCGTCTACACCGTGCATGAGAAGGTCGGCCATCTCGGCATCTTCGTTTCCGCCGGCGTCGCCCGCAAGGAACACGGGGAATTCTCCAGCAATATCGACCTGATCGACGCGCTGCCGCCCGGCCTCTACGAGGCGATCTTCGAAGCCAAGACCGATGCGACCGTTGGCGGCGATCTCGTCGAGGGCGACTGGATCATGCGCTGCGAGGAACGCACGCTCGACGATATCCGCGCCCTCGGCTGCAACAATGCCGCCGATGACAGGCGCTTTGCGACGGCAGCCAAGGTCTCGGAAATCAACCTGTCGCTCTACCGCACCTTCGTGCAGCCCTGGCTGCGCGCGATGGTGCCGGAACAGGCAGCCGAAGAAATGCGTAGGCTCCACCCGCTGCGGCTGCAATACGAGCTGTTTTCCGACCTCAATCCTCTGATGGCGCCGATTGCCGACCTCGCCGTCGAAGTGGCGGAGGAGCGCCATCCCGCGGCCGAAAACAATCCGTTCGTTGCATTGGAGCAGATCGCCTCGCGCCAGATCGTGGCCAGCCTCGACGCATGGCGCGATGCAATCGAGGCCATGAGCGAGGCGACCTTCCTCGCTGTCTACGGATCGCCGTTCCTGCAGGCCGCCGTCGGCATCGATCCGGCGAGCGACAAGCCGCACCGGCGCGCAAGCAAGACCGCATTGCATGCGCAGGCGCTGAAAGCCAGGATCGAGGAGCTGAGGGCCGCGATGAACGAAGGCGGCCTGCACGAAGGCATGGCCCGCAGCCTGCTCTATGTCGCCATGGCCAGTGGCGCAGCCGATGAGCGCGGCTTTGCCGCCATCCGCCGCATGCGCCGCTCCGAAGACGGCATGCCGAAAGTGACGCTTGCCGAATTCAAGGCGTTGATCCGCGTCCAGTTCCTCATGCTCGTCATCGATGAACAGGCGGCTGTCGATGCGATCCCGCATCTCCTGCCGGCAGATGAGGAAGAGCGCCGTCGTGCGCTGTCGGCGCTGCGAGGGGTGGTGAGCGCCCGCGGCGCCCTTTCCGGCAAGGCTGAGGAACGCTGGCAGAAGATCGTCGACCTCTTCAACGTCTCCGAAGCGCCGCTCACAGAACCGGTAGCGCCGGGAAGCCCAAGCGCCAGTGCCAGGCAGATCAGGACCATCAGACGCGTGAAATAG
- a CDS encoding universal stress protein: MAITTVLSILKGNKYEQDLKSATSFCATYGAHLTALAVSIGATPSFGEYNAISTAWLDERQREIDELASTAAKIKETLSTSGLSFEVQDLYTEFAWADQDVAQRALYADIVLLGSDVAEDADLRKRIFDGALFQAPTPILINRGRHAITTSPRAVVLAWDSSNEAARAARQSLDFLERAEIVHVTMVDPLARMGVNGEEPGADIAAFLARHGVKVQIDRLSSEGKNADEIITRHAVDMGANLIAMGAYNHPRWQQSLFGGVTRRMIEDCKLPLFLVH, encoded by the coding sequence ATGGCCATTACGACAGTTCTGAGCATCCTCAAGGGCAACAAATACGAGCAGGATCTGAAAAGTGCGACGAGCTTTTGCGCCACCTATGGGGCACATCTGACCGCGCTTGCCGTCTCCATCGGGGCGACCCCGTCGTTCGGGGAATATAATGCGATCTCGACCGCCTGGCTGGATGAGAGGCAGCGGGAAATCGACGAGCTCGCCTCGACGGCTGCGAAAATCAAGGAGACGCTTTCAACCAGCGGCCTCTCGTTCGAGGTCCAGGATCTCTATACGGAATTTGCATGGGCCGACCAGGATGTCGCCCAGCGTGCGCTTTATGCCGACATCGTGCTCTTGGGATCTGATGTGGCTGAGGATGCCGACCTCAGAAAGCGGATCTTCGATGGCGCGCTTTTCCAGGCGCCGACGCCGATCCTGATCAACCGCGGACGGCACGCAATCACTACGTCGCCCAGAGCCGTGGTGCTGGCATGGGATTCCAGCAACGAGGCAGCGCGGGCCGCCCGCCAGTCGCTCGATTTCCTGGAGAGAGCCGAAATCGTTCATGTGACGATGGTCGACCCTTTGGCCCGCATGGGCGTGAACGGCGAAGAGCCGGGCGCCGATATCGCAGCCTTCCTTGCCCGCCATGGCGTCAAAGTCCAGATCGATCGCCTTTCGAGCGAGGGCAAGAACGCCGACGAGATCATTACCCGGCATGCGGTGGACATGGGCGCGAACTTGATCGCCATGGGGGCCTACAACCACCCGAGATGGCAGCAGAGCCTGTTCGGCGGCGTGACCCGCAGGATGATCGAGGATTGCAAGCTGCCGCTGTTCCTCGTCCACTGA
- a CDS encoding adenylate/guanylate cyclase domain-containing protein, which translates to MQRKLATIMVGDFVGSTPAMETDEEGAISRIDSVLETVRTVVQRHDGRVFGAAGDALLAEFASPVNALRSAIEARAEIAALPGSSGGDMRFGLHLADVVVVGSDLRGDGVNIAARIEASAPPGAIEVSGLLYDQVRRVSPCGFEDIGERRLKGIVEPIRIYRVTELVDRHVFQFAPTRSAPGAAQSPRTNSIAVARFDVAPGAVADQCFLAEGITDDLTLELSRLRGLFVSSRSAATALTTKDPVEIGRLLGVGYVISGSIRQVGDDLRVNIALTETCEGLVIWSDRIKRPFGELLDVLDEIIARVAATVSGRIEQSELAAVRLKRPENMTAYEYYLRGLDHHRLIGVSDIHIHEAMAWFERAMAADPGFGRPFAMHVCSWSNLPSFDMSRAEQQVAHALALDPSDPEAHRIMGAIKMKSGDFVSARYHHIRAHELAPNDAYILGRSAAFYVYAGEAEHALDMLDRAETLDPFLPVWITEERVAALYALGRFENMMRVALTLPFQTRRKSLYQVAASMACGDAGKAELLVRQALSLDPSLSAVYIRMQETYADESVTETLVMRNCDAGLPLTPRKAAARKKSLSLR; encoded by the coding sequence ATGCAGCGCAAGCTGGCCACGATCATGGTCGGGGATTTCGTTGGCTCCACCCCCGCGATGGAAACGGACGAGGAAGGGGCGATCAGCCGGATCGACTCTGTTCTCGAGACCGTTCGCACGGTCGTCCAGCGCCATGACGGCCGTGTCTTCGGCGCGGCGGGCGATGCCTTGCTTGCCGAATTCGCCAGCCCTGTCAATGCGTTGAGGTCCGCCATCGAGGCGCGCGCCGAGATCGCTGCCCTTCCCGGATCGAGCGGCGGCGACATGCGGTTCGGCCTGCATCTCGCTGATGTCGTCGTCGTAGGCTCGGACCTGCGCGGTGACGGGGTGAATATCGCCGCGCGCATCGAGGCGTCTGCGCCACCTGGCGCAATCGAGGTTTCAGGCCTGCTTTACGACCAGGTCCGGCGGGTCTCGCCCTGCGGATTCGAAGATATCGGCGAACGGCGGCTGAAGGGAATTGTCGAGCCGATCCGGATTTACCGGGTCACCGAACTGGTGGACCGTCACGTCTTTCAGTTCGCCCCGACGCGATCCGCCCCCGGTGCCGCGCAATCTCCCCGAACCAATTCGATCGCAGTGGCGCGATTCGACGTGGCGCCGGGCGCTGTCGCAGATCAATGTTTCCTGGCGGAAGGCATTACCGACGACCTGACGCTCGAACTCAGCCGCCTGAGGGGGCTGTTCGTCAGTTCGCGCTCGGCGGCGACCGCGCTGACGACGAAGGACCCGGTCGAGATCGGCCGCCTTCTCGGTGTCGGCTACGTCATCAGCGGCTCGATCCGGCAGGTGGGCGACGACCTGAGGGTCAATATCGCGCTGACCGAGACCTGCGAGGGGCTCGTCATCTGGTCGGATCGCATCAAGCGTCCGTTTGGCGAATTGCTCGATGTGCTGGACGAGATCATCGCGCGTGTTGCAGCAACGGTGTCCGGACGGATCGAGCAGTCGGAACTTGCGGCAGTACGGCTGAAGCGCCCGGAGAATATGACGGCCTATGAGTATTATCTGCGGGGTCTCGACCATCACCGCCTGATCGGCGTGTCGGATATTCACATACACGAGGCCATGGCCTGGTTCGAGCGGGCAATGGCGGCCGACCCGGGTTTCGGCCGTCCCTTCGCCATGCATGTCTGCTCATGGAGCAACCTGCCAAGCTTTGACATGAGTAGGGCCGAACAGCAGGTGGCACATGCACTCGCCCTCGACCCGTCCGACCCGGAAGCCCATCGCATCATGGGCGCGATCAAGATGAAATCGGGCGACTTCGTTTCGGCGCGTTACCATCACATTCGTGCCCACGAGCTCGCGCCGAACGACGCCTATATTCTTGGCCGCAGCGCGGCCTTCTATGTTTATGCGGGGGAGGCTGAGCATGCCCTCGACATGCTCGATCGTGCGGAAACGCTCGATCCCTTCCTGCCGGTCTGGATCACCGAAGAGCGGGTGGCGGCCCTCTACGCGCTCGGCCGTTTCGAAAACATGATGCGCGTCGCCCTGACGCTGCCCTTTCAGACCAGGCGCAAGTCGCTCTATCAGGTTGCCGCCAGCATGGCTTGCGGTGACGCCGGAAAGGCGGAACTCTTGGTTCGGCAGGCACTTTCCCTCGATCCGAGCCTGTCGGCGGTCTATATCCGAATGCAGGAGACCTATGCGGACGAATCCGTCACCGAAACGCTGGTCATGCGCAATTGCGATGCCGGCCTGCCGTTGACGCCGCGCAAGGCCGCAGCCCGGAAGAAATCACTCTCGCTGAGATGA
- a CDS encoding nucleoside deaminase, whose protein sequence is MEKHEPFLREAIALSKSAMENGDEPFGSVLVKDGEIVLRAENSVFTGHDMTNHAEMNLIKLAAKHYNTAYLADCTLYTSTEPCAMCSGAIYWSGIGRMVFACSEVRLGEIAGIGLNVPSRAVLQTGARIVTVEGPTNLEEEAAAVHQEFWPKHLGKA, encoded by the coding sequence ATGGAAAAACACGAGCCGTTTTTACGCGAGGCGATCGCGCTCTCGAAATCTGCGATGGAAAACGGCGACGAGCCGTTTGGGTCGGTGTTGGTGAAGGACGGCGAGATCGTCCTGCGCGCCGAAAACAGCGTCTTCACCGGCCACGACATGACGAACCATGCCGAGATGAACCTCATTAAGCTTGCGGCAAAGCACTACAACACTGCCTATCTTGCCGACTGCACGCTCTACACCAGCACGGAGCCGTGCGCGATGTGCTCCGGGGCGATCTACTGGTCGGGCATCGGGCGGATGGTGTTTGCGTGCTCGGAGGTGCGGCTTGGCGAGATTGCCGGGATCGGGTTGAATGTGCCGAGCCGGGCGGTGCTGCAGACCGGCGCGCGCATTGTCACCGTTGAGGGACCGACGAACCTCGAAGAGGAAGCTGCCGCAGTCCATCAGGAATTCTGGCCGAAGCATCTGGGCAAAGCCTGA